One Leisingera sp. M658 genomic window carries:
- the recJ gene encoding single-stranded-DNA-specific exonuclease RecJ — MSFLGVEQSLTGRRWVGPGVEMDRASEMMAQQTGLPRSVCQVLARRGVPAMEAKGFLEPRLKELLPDPREMKDMEAAASRFLDAVRRKERIAVFADYDVDGGSSAALLLVWLRQMGLQATLYIPDRIDEGYGPNVPAMQELAAAHDLIICVDCGTLSHEPIAAAKGADVIVLDHHLGGETLPDCVAVVNPNRQDESGDLGYFCAAGVVFLMLVEAGRQMREAGAKGPDLMALLDLVALATVADVAPLIGANRALVRQGLKVMGARKRPGLVALSDVSRMDSAPSTYHLGFLLGPRVNAGGRIGKADLGARLLSTDNPHEAAALAERLDELNTERRDIENAVRAAALEQAEDRGLETPLVWAAGEGWHPGVVGIVASRLKEAANRPAVVIGFDGEEGKGSGRSVSGVDLGASIQRLAAEGLLVKGGGHKMAAGLTVMRDKLEPAMARLSELLERQGAGQGGPADLKLDGALMPGAATVDLIEQIEQAGPFGAGAPAPRYALPDLQVRFAKKVGESHLKISLSDGMGGGLDGICFGAFDTALGPRLLEHGGARFHFAGRLEVNSWGGRQSPQLRLEDAAEA, encoded by the coding sequence ATGAGCTTTTTGGGTGTTGAGCAGTCCTTGACCGGGCGGCGCTGGGTCGGCCCCGGTGTGGAGATGGACCGCGCCTCCGAGATGATGGCACAGCAGACCGGCCTGCCCCGGTCTGTCTGCCAGGTGCTGGCACGGCGCGGGGTTCCGGCGATGGAAGCCAAGGGTTTTTTGGAACCCCGGCTGAAGGAACTGTTGCCCGATCCGCGTGAAATGAAGGACATGGAAGCGGCAGCTTCCCGTTTTCTGGATGCGGTGCGGCGCAAGGAGCGGATTGCGGTTTTTGCCGATTATGACGTCGATGGCGGCAGCTCGGCCGCGCTGCTGCTGGTCTGGCTGCGGCAGATGGGGCTGCAGGCCACGCTTTATATCCCCGACCGCATTGACGAGGGCTATGGCCCCAATGTGCCCGCGATGCAGGAGCTGGCCGCCGCCCACGACCTGATCATCTGCGTCGATTGCGGCACCCTCAGCCATGAGCCGATTGCTGCCGCCAAAGGCGCGGATGTGATCGTGCTGGACCACCACCTGGGCGGTGAGACGCTGCCGGACTGCGTAGCGGTGGTGAATCCCAACCGCCAGGACGAAAGCGGCGACCTTGGATATTTCTGCGCCGCAGGTGTGGTGTTCCTGATGCTGGTTGAGGCCGGGCGGCAAATGCGCGAAGCAGGCGCCAAGGGGCCGGATCTGATGGCCTTGCTGGATCTGGTGGCATTGGCCACCGTTGCCGATGTGGCGCCGCTGATCGGCGCCAACCGGGCGCTGGTGCGCCAGGGGCTGAAGGTCATGGGCGCACGCAAACGCCCCGGTCTGGTGGCCCTGTCCGATGTCAGCCGCATGGATTCGGCGCCCTCCACCTATCACCTCGGTTTCCTGCTGGGACCGCGGGTCAATGCCGGCGGGCGGATCGGCAAGGCCGATCTTGGCGCACGGCTGTTGTCAACAGACAACCCGCATGAAGCTGCCGCCCTGGCCGAACGGCTGGATGAGCTGAACACCGAACGCCGTGACATTGAAAACGCCGTGCGTGCCGCCGCCCTGGAACAGGCGGAAGACCGCGGGCTGGAGACTCCGCTGGTCTGGGCCGCTGGCGAAGGCTGGCATCCCGGCGTGGTCGGCATCGTCGCCTCGCGCCTGAAAGAAGCCGCCAACCGCCCCGCCGTTGTGATCGGTTTTGATGGCGAGGAAGGCAAGGGCTCTGGCCGGTCCGTGTCCGGCGTCGACCTGGGCGCCTCGATCCAGCGGCTGGCAGCCGAGGGGCTGCTGGTCAAAGGCGGCGGCCACAAGATGGCGGCAGGTCTCACTGTCATGCGGGACAAGCTGGAGCCGGCGATGGCGCGGCTGTCGGAGCTGTTGGAAAGACAAGGCGCCGGACAGGGCGGCCCGGCCGATCTGAAGCTGGACGGCGCCCTGATGCCCGGTGCCGCGACGGTAGACCTGATCGAACAGATCGAACAGGCAGGCCCCTTTGGCGCCGGCGCCCCTGCCCCGCGCTATGCGCTGCCGGATCTGCAGGTGCGTTTTGCCAAGAAGGTGGGGGAAAGCCATCTGAAGATTTCCCTTAGCGACGGTATGGGCGGCGGATTGGACGGGATCTGCTTTGGCGCCTTTGACACCGCGCTTGGTCCCCGCCTGCTGGAACACGGCGGCGCCCGCTTCCACTTTGCCGGCCGGCTGGAGGTGAACAGTTGGGGCGGTCGCCAAAGCCCTCAGCTGCGCCTGGAAGATGCCGCCGAAGCCTGA
- a CDS encoding GGDEF domain-containing protein, translated as MMTLEQLTQMAGVICPMYVIADAKGRITSAGPTLKKLRPQLNWEGRRFFRVFDLSRPRSVRSIEDLVRTSGSKLHLQFRDGPQTGLKGVCTPLPGGQGAFINLSFGISVLEAVRDYDLTSADFSPTDLTIEMLYLVEAKSAAMEASRQLNTRLQGAKIAAEEQAFTDTLTGLKNRRAMDHVLGRLINGGREFALMHLDLDYFKQVNDTMGHAAGDAVLQQAARIMVECTRQSDTVARVGGDEFVMILEGVLDTARLAAIAKRLIQRLEEPVPFGALTCRISASAGTTLSTWQKVPDAHQLLNQADMALYAAKRAGRAQHFFYREGMEKEDACGISEAAQPQAAARGPAA; from the coding sequence ATGATGACTCTCGAGCAGCTGACACAGATGGCAGGCGTGATCTGCCCGATGTACGTGATTGCCGATGCCAAGGGGCGGATCACCTCTGCCGGGCCGACGCTGAAAAAATTGCGCCCGCAACTGAACTGGGAGGGGCGGCGGTTCTTCCGGGTGTTCGACCTGTCGCGGCCGCGTTCGGTGCGGTCGATAGAGGATCTGGTCAGGACCTCCGGGAGCAAGCTGCATCTGCAGTTCCGGGACGGGCCGCAAACCGGCCTGAAAGGCGTTTGCACGCCGCTGCCTGGCGGTCAGGGCGCTTTCATCAATCTGTCCTTTGGGATCTCCGTGCTGGAGGCCGTACGCGATTATGATCTGACCAGCGCTGATTTTTCGCCAACGGATCTGACCATCGAGATGCTCTATCTGGTGGAGGCAAAATCGGCCGCGATGGAGGCGTCGCGCCAGTTGAACACGCGGTTGCAAGGGGCAAAGATCGCAGCCGAGGAACAAGCCTTTACCGACACGCTGACCGGGTTGAAGAACCGCCGGGCGATGGATCATGTGCTGGGCCGGCTGATCAACGGCGGCCGCGAATTTGCGCTGATGCATTTGGACCTGGACTATTTCAAGCAGGTCAATGACACGATGGGCCACGCGGCTGGTGATGCGGTGCTGCAGCAGGCGGCGCGGATCATGGTGGAATGCACCCGCCAGTCCGATACCGTTGCCCGTGTCGGCGGCGATGAATTTGTTATGATTCTCGAAGGTGTTCTGGACACGGCCAGGCTGGCTGCTATTGCCAAACGGCTGATCCAGCGGCTGGAGGAGCCGGTTCCGTTTGGCGCCTTGACGTGCCGGATCTCGGCCAGTGCCGGCACCACGCTGTCCACCTGGCAAAAAGTTCCGGATGCTCATCAACTGCTGAACCAAGCGGACATGGCGCTGTATGCTGCCAAGCGCGCCGGACGGGCGCAGCATTTTTTTTACCGAGAAGGCATGGAGAAAGAAGACGCATGCGGCATCAGCGAGGCTGCCCAGCCGCAAGCAGCGGCACGGGGCCCGGCAGCCTGA
- a CDS encoding heme NO-binding domain-containing protein: MHGLINRAIQAFVTSTYGADRWEEVMEEAGLGFTEFEAMLFYSEEQSSQMLTAMEKVLARPLPEMLEDMGTFLVSNPQVEALRRLLRFGGVNYVEFLHSLDDLPDRARLAVSDLHLPGLELLEQAPEQFELVCQPGLPGYAYVLMGVLRAMADDYGDLVFLDHSGSQDGAEVIAITLIETEFAAGREFDLGAHSL, from the coding sequence ATGCACGGTCTGATCAATAGGGCGATTCAGGCTTTTGTGACCAGTACCTACGGGGCCGACCGCTGGGAAGAGGTTATGGAAGAGGCAGGGCTTGGGTTTACCGAGTTCGAGGCGATGCTGTTCTATTCTGAAGAGCAATCGAGCCAGATGCTGACGGCGATGGAAAAGGTTCTGGCGCGCCCGCTGCCGGAAATGCTGGAGGATATGGGCACGTTTCTGGTGTCCAATCCGCAGGTGGAGGCACTGCGGCGGCTGCTGCGTTTCGGCGGGGTGAATTACGTTGAATTTTTGCATTCGCTGGACGACTTGCCGGACCGGGCCCGGCTGGCAGTGTCGGATTTGCACCTGCCGGGGCTGGAGCTTCTGGAACAGGCACCGGAACAGTTCGAGCTGGTTTGCCAGCCTGGGCTGCCTGGCTATGCCTATGTTCTGATGGGGGTTCTGCGGGCAATGGCCGATGATTACGGTGATCTTGTTTTCCTGGATCACAGCGGCAGTCAGGACGGGGCAGAGGTGATTGCGATCACCCTTATCGAAACCGAGTTTGCCGCCGGGCGTGAATTTGATCTGGGGGCGCATTCCTTATGA
- a CDS encoding trimethylamine methyltransferase family protein, whose amino-acid sequence MADTGARKKRGGGRAGAAARRGSAALEQMPWQIPVNIDRPTEPLSEEGVMAIHEGAMRILEEIGVVFLNPEALEIFKQAGVKVEGELVKMDRDFVMEMVGKAPREFSITPRNPDRTIPLGGNHILFGNVSSPPNYWDMELNKKVAGNREQCRNLLKLTQYFNCIHFAGGYPVEPVDLHASTRHLDVLYDKLTLTDKAMHAYSLGKERVEDVMEMVRIAGGLSHEEFDAKPHMYTNINSTSPLKHDFPMIDGCLRLARRGQAIVVSPFTLAGAMAPVTMAGAVAQSIAESLCAIALFQYVRPGTPCVIGTFTSNVDMKSGAPAFGTPEYMRSTQMTGQMARFYGLPMRSSGVCAANVPDGQAIWETSNSLWAAVQSGTNMVYHAAGWLEGGLIASPEKFIMDCEILQQIERYMQPQISATGPEEIALDAIREVGNDGHFFGIQHTQDRYSEAFYQPFLSDWRNYEAWEAAGATWTAERAHKLFKEIIADFEEPPMDAAIRDELADFVTRRKAEGGAPTDF is encoded by the coding sequence ATGGCAGACACAGGTGCGCGCAAGAAGCGGGGCGGAGGCAGGGCAGGCGCAGCGGCCCGGCGCGGCAGCGCTGCGCTGGAGCAGATGCCCTGGCAGATCCCGGTCAACATCGACCGGCCGACCGAGCCATTGAGCGAGGAAGGCGTGATGGCGATCCACGAGGGCGCCATGCGTATCCTGGAAGAGATCGGCGTGGTTTTCCTGAACCCGGAAGCGCTGGAGATCTTCAAACAGGCCGGCGTCAAGGTCGAGGGCGAACTGGTCAAGATGGACAGGGATTTTGTGATGGAGATGGTGGGCAAGGCGCCCCGCGAATTCTCGATCACGCCGCGCAACCCGGACCGGACCATTCCGCTGGGCGGCAACCACATCCTGTTCGGCAATGTGTCTTCGCCGCCGAACTACTGGGATATGGAGCTGAACAAAAAGGTGGCCGGCAACCGCGAGCAATGCCGTAACCTGCTGAAACTGACCCAGTATTTCAACTGCATCCACTTTGCCGGCGGCTATCCGGTGGAGCCGGTGGACCTGCATGCCTCAACCCGGCATCTGGATGTGCTCTACGACAAGCTCACGCTCACCGACAAAGCGATGCATGCCTACTCCCTTGGCAAGGAACGGGTCGAAGACGTGATGGAGATGGTGCGGATTGCCGGCGGGCTCAGCCATGAGGAGTTCGATGCCAAGCCGCATATGTACACCAACATCAACTCCACCTCGCCGCTGAAGCACGACTTTCCGATGATCGACGGCTGCCTGCGGCTGGCGCGGCGCGGCCAGGCCATCGTGGTGTCGCCCTTCACGCTGGCAGGTGCAATGGCGCCGGTGACCATGGCCGGTGCGGTGGCGCAGTCGATTGCCGAGAGCCTCTGTGCCATTGCGCTGTTCCAGTACGTGCGCCCCGGCACGCCCTGCGTGATCGGCACCTTTACCTCGAATGTGGACATGAAATCGGGCGCGCCGGCCTTCGGCACCCCGGAATACATGCGCTCAACCCAGATGACCGGGCAGATGGCACGGTTTTACGGCTTGCCGATGCGGTCCTCAGGGGTTTGTGCCGCCAATGTGCCGGACGGGCAGGCAATCTGGGAGACCTCGAATTCGCTGTGGGCGGCGGTGCAGTCGGGCACCAATATGGTCTATCACGCGGCCGGCTGGCTGGAGGGCGGGCTGATTGCCTCGCCTGAAAAATTCATCATGGACTGCGAGATCCTGCAGCAGATCGAACGCTATATGCAGCCGCAGATTTCGGCCACCGGCCCGGAAGAGATTGCCCTGGATGCGATCAGGGAGGTCGGCAATGACGGCCATTTCTTCGGTATCCAGCACACCCAGGACCGCTATTCCGAGGCCTTCTATCAGCCGTTCCTGAGCGACTGGCGCAACTATGAGGCCTGGGAGGCGGCCGGTGCGACCTGGACTGCTGAGCGCGCCCACAAGCTGTTCAAGGAGATCATCGCCGATTTCGAGGAACCGCCGATGGATGCAGCGATCCGCGACGAACTTGCGGATTTCGTCACCCGCCGCAAGGCCGAGGGCGGCGCACCGACAGATTTCTGA